The region GATAAATTGTTACTTTGAAAAAGTATAACCAATGAAACAAAAGCAATACATAATTCTGCTTATTACCTTTTTTATTGCAACAAGTTGCGGCGTAAAAGGCCCCCTTACCGAACCAGAGAACTTCGAAAAGTTTCACAAAAAATTTTATCGAGATAGTATTTTTCACTACAATCGTATCAATTACCCACTCAAGGTTTACGAATTTTACGGGCATATTAAAGAAGATCCGGAGGGTGGAAATGCCAACAGAGAGTTTCACAATGCCTTTACCCGAAAAACCCTGCCGCGTACGGTACGAAGCATGGACGAATACCCCGATTATTATAAAATGATGGTCGACACCAACAACAATAAAATGGTAGAAAAAATATACATTCCTCACTCAAGCTACATCGAAAAACGATTTTTCCTAAAGAAAAAGAACCGGTGGTATTTGGATAGCATCCAAATTATTGAATAATATTGCTTTTTTGCTATTTTTCACCTAAATTTCATTATGAAAGCTAACAGCGTTAAAACTCAATAGCAGGCATTTTTACTATTGACAACAATAAACCAAAATAATAATTATGCTGTTTAATACGCGCACTTCATCAATTATAAAGATCTTTTTGATTCTTTTTGTGTTTACCAGCTGTGGTATCCGAAACAATTACAATAAACCTGAAAATTTTAAAAGATTTCACAGAAAATTTTATCGCGATACTGTTTTTCATTACAGCCGAATCAATTACCCCCTGAAAATTTATGAACGAGCAAGCATCACCCGCGATTACCCTAAAGGAGACACCAGACCCAGAAATAAACTATATTCTTATACTCAAAAAACGCTGCCCCGTGCTGTGATAAGCTTCAAAAAATATCCGGAAGAATATGAGCTGCATATTAATTCGCTAAATGAAAAAAAAGTTGAAAAAATTTATAGCCCACGTTTTGGTTATGAAGAGACGCGGTTTTTTATTTTGAAAAATAACCGGTGGTATATGGACAGCATACGGATACTTAATGATTAAAAAAGGGCCGCCAGAAGGCAGCCCAGTAAAAGTTTACAAAACTTTTAGTTTCTAAAATCAAATTTTGCAATAAACGATTTACCAATTAAACGATAATCTGCAAAAGAGATATTGGCCAATTGTGCTTGCACATAAGCGGTCAGGGCAGGGTGTCCGTTGATGGCTATAATTTCAAGGCTGCCATCATTGGTAATGCGAACCTCAGCTTTTACCAGACCGGCCTCGTTGCTAACATCAGCCTGCTTTGGATAATCTACTGCACGATCAAGCACTTGCTTAAGCTGTTGCTTCTGAAAATTAGCCAGCCGGAAATTTTCAGCAGCTGGGTTGGTAGTAGCCGTCACCATTGTTGTACTTAGTGCCATAATGGCCAATATCATGATAATCCGGGTTGTTTTAGTTTTAAGGTATTGCATAACTGTTAAGTTTTATGGGTTAATGTTACTTTTAATACAACAGAAAAGCATTTATGTTAATGGAAAGCCAGGGCAAAAAAACAACAAACAAATCCTTAAGGACTAACGTACAGTGACTTTTACGAAAAGTTAAAAAAGACATTAACATCTTTTTTGTACTAAATCGTACACATTCTGAAATAAAAAAAGCCGGAAATACCGGCTTTAAGCTATAAAATCACTAACCAAAACATAGTTTATTATTGTAGGGTAAATCGAATTTTTATGAGATAAGATTTATCATACATTTCGAAATTTCTGATTTCCAACCCACCAAGCTCCTTTTCAACATATTTTGCGTAATCAGTTTTGCCGGCTGTTTCATTCACCCTGACTTTACCATTTTTATCCACATCAAAATTGACCCAAATCAAAGTCTCCCCTTTTTCACCTTCGGTGTCACCCGGATATTTCATTACTTTGTTTAAAGTTTTATTAAAATCTGCTTTAACTTCTGCACTCGGTGCAGGTGGAGTATTAGCAGTCAGACTTAGGCCCATAAACATTAAAACTGTAGCCATTGAGATCGAAATTAATTGTATTGTTTTCATAATTTTAAATTTAATTTGTTTAATATTTTATTCAAAAGATTAAACAGAAAATTTACAGAATTGTTGCACTAAATCCGAACAGTTATGCTCAATTTTTATCATCAGGACTTAAGGGTAAAGGGTTCAGGAGTATGAGTTAAAGATATGTTAAGGCTCTTTTTAAGCATTTTTGAATTAAAAAACTGCCCTTTCTTTTGGTCCAAATTTTGTCAATGCTCATAAAACAACCTTCGAATTAGAGGGTTTATAAGGTACAATTCAAGACTATGCAAATTTTTAAATCACAAGATGGAGTGGAGCGCCCTGGATGGACAAATACATTGTACCTACCACATGGAGAGAAATTGGTGTTGGTATTAACGGCAACATTCTTCAGGCATCAATGCGCTACCAGGCATACATTATGAATGGATTTAATGGCTTCGACGGAGAAGGGCAGTTTGGTGGTAGTAGCGGACTAAGAGGAGGGCGTCAAAAGGCCATTGAGTCTTACATAAGCTCACCCAACTTTACAGGTAAAGTTGAGTATTACGGAATAAGAGGACTAAATATCGGCCTTTCCGGATATTTCGGAAGATCTCAAAGCCAGCTATACGATGGCATAGAAAAAGACAACAGCGATGCAGAAGCCATAGCAGACTCATCAAGCGTGGGTATTTCAATGATCGGGCTGGATGCACGTTATCAATATCATGGTTTTGAAATGCGCGGCCAATACTACTATGCAGCAATAAGCAACCCAGACCAGTACAATGCCTTTACGGCAGCTGCAGATGGTACACCTAATGACCTTGGTAGTGAAATGTCGGGTTTCTATGCAGAAGCAGGGTATAACGTATTAAGACTTTTCTCCAACACCAACAAAAAACTCGTTCCTTTTGTGAGATATTAAAATTACAACACCCACGCATCAGTGGAAGATCCTATTCAGCAGAACGATGCATATAACCGCTCTGTACTAACAACAGGATTATCCCTGCAATTATCAAAAGGAGCAGTATTAAAAACAGACGTACAATTTTTCAATAATGAAGCTGCCGATGAACCATCGCATGTATTCAATGCTGGTTTTGGTGTAATGTTTTAAATATAAGGGGCACAGGCCTTTTATAGTAGTATTTTACTTAGCACGCAACAAACCTTAAACACAATGCAAATTTTAATAAAATATTCAATTTTACTGTTAGGAATGGTTAGCATGGGCCTTTCTCAACCAAATATCGAACATGAAAATAAAATTTTACTGAGAACCTTAAAAAGAGGATTCGATATTAAAAAACCCGAATTTGATGAGATAAAAGTATCAGAAAAGATCATAAATGACTATCAGATCAATGGCAAAGTGTTTGAGGTTAGTAATCCCACTAAAAGTCAAGTTGTTATCATATATTCAGGGCGAGTATACAGCTGCCGAAGCGGTGGCTGTTCTGCTCCCCACAAAACCTCAGGTGAAATAAGCAGGGAGTATTTTGACTATTTTGCAATATTCAATACAAAAGGAAATATAAAAGAGGTCAGGGTGCATAATTACAAAGCTACCAAAGGACATGGCATAGTATCAAAAGGCTGGTTACGCCAGTTCGAAAAACTTAACCACAACGAAAAACCTGTTGTTGGAAAAAATATTGATGGAATATCAGGTGCTACTATCTCATCGCATGCCATTACTGAGGATATGGCGCTTCGGATTAAAATGATGGGCAAAATTCTGAAGCGCAAGCCAAAAGTTACCGAAAAATAGATTAAAACTTTACCAGCTATTTCTGCCTAAAAGAGGAAAAAACAGGGAAGCTATTGGTTTTCAACCTTAGGCAATATTGGTAAAAACCTCCTGAACATCGTCGTCATCCTCGAGCTTATCGAGCATTTTCTCGATTTCTTCAAGTTGCGCATCAGAAAATTCTACCGGGCTGTTAGGAATACGTTGTAGGTTGGCTTTTTTGATATCAATCCCCATGTCTTCAATTGCTTTTGTCAACTCGCCAAATTCGGTATAATCTCCATAAACATAAATACGCCCCTCGTGCTCTTCAATAGCATCCAAACCGGCATCAATTAGCTCAAGCTCCAGGGTTTCTATATCGGTATCTTCACTTTTCTCAAACTGAATCACAGCCTTGCGGTCAAACAAAAATTCAAGTGAGCCATTCGGCACCATGCTACCACCAGCTTTGTTGAAATAAGACTTTACGTTGGCTACGGTACGCATGGTATTATCTGTCATGCATTCCACAAAAACCAAAACACCATGCGGTCCTTTACCTTCGTAGTTAACCTCTGTATAACTTTCGGCATCTTTACCGTCGGCGCGTTTAATGGCATTTTCAATATTGTCTTTGGGCATATTCTGTGCCTTGGCATTCTGAATCGCGGTACGCAGTTTGGGATTCATTTCGGGATCTGACCCGCCATCTTTTGCTGCTACAGTTATAGCTTTGGCAAGTTTAGGAAACATTTTAGACATTTTATCCCAGCGTTTCTCTTTTGCTGCACGGCGATATTCGAATGCTCGTCCCATGGTATATGATTTTGAATATTAAAAATGAGGGCGCTAAGATACGGTTTTTTTCCCAGAAATATGACATGAAAAAGGCCTGATCAGCTTTCATAAGTTATTGAGACCAATAACCGATTTGCTGAAAAACAAAATTCCTCAAGCATCTTTGCAACAGACAAATCCATCAAAACTTAAAGAGGATCTCCCCGAAGCAAGACCCTCTTTATTATTCTTTAACGAACTTCTATTTTAAAATATGCTTTAGTAACTTTAAGTTCTATTCCAGCGAACCAACAGTTTTCTCAACCTCATCAAGAATCTCAGCCGACTTTATTAAAGCCTTCATGTTGGTATGATCGTCGTAAAGTGGCCTGTCCACATCAAGAAAATCGACATGTTTGCGCACAGTTTCCCATGCTTTTTGAACACCTTTACCAAAGCTGTATTCTTCTTTACGGAAGTCGAGTGCCTGAGCAGCTGCCATAATTTCAATACCCAGAATACCGTATGCATTATCCAGAATCTGGAAATTTTTAATGGCTGTATTCATTCCCATGGAGACAAAATCTTCCTGATCGGCAGCAGCCGGAATGGACTGGATTGATGCAGGTGTAGAAAGAATGCGCTGCTCTACAATTTGCATATCGGCAGTATATTGACTTAACATCAAACCTGAAAACATGCCAGCACCTTTGGTTAAAAATGATGGAAGACCGACATTAAGGGCCGGATGATTCAGGCGATTCATGCGCCGTTCAGACATCACACTAACCATAGTAATGCAGGAGCCCACCATATCCATTGGCACAGCAACGGGTGTACCCTGAAAATTTGCTCCGGAGAGTTGCAGTTTTTCATCGGGAAAAAAGATAGGATTATCGCCGACGCCATTCAGTTCAATTTCCACCTGCGACCGGGCATAAGCCAGGGCATCGTGTGCTGCGCCAATTACCTGTGGTGTAGAACGCATGGAATAGGCATCCTGCACTTTACATTTGACCTTCCCTTCTTTGAGGTCGCCACCTGCTACCAGTTTATTAATGGCATTTGCACTGCGTACAGCTCCCTTAAAACCACGCACTTCATGTAATTTGGCAGTGTAGGGTTTCATATTGGCTTTAAGTGCTTCCAGTGACATAGCTGCACCAATTTCGGCCTGTTTAAGCCATTTATTGGTATCGTACAGCAAAATTGCGCTCATGGCGGTCAGCACATTTGAACCATTAATGGTGGCAAGGCCATCTCGGGCTTCGAGGCCAGGAATGGGTATACCGGCTTTCTCCATGGCTTCTTTACCGGGCATAAGCTCCCCCTGATAGTAGGCTTTCCCTTCCCCCATCATTAGCAGGGCTATTTGCGACATTGGAGCCAAATCGCCGCTGGCGCCGACTGATCCTTTTTGGCATACAAAGGGTGTAACGCCTTTGTTGAGCATTTCGACAAGGGTTTGTGTAATTACCAGGCGGTTTCCCGAATGGCCGTTGGCATGAACGTTAATACGGCCAAGCATAGCGCCCCGAACGTACTCAATGGGTGCCGGATCGCCAATACCTGCTGCGTGATTATAAATCAGGTATTTCTGAAAATCCTTGACCTGTTCATCAGACAGCACCACCTCAGAAAACTCTCCAATGCCTGTATTAACGCCGTACATAATTTCATGTGCCTCGATTTTTTCTTCGAGCATGGCCCGGCATTTATTAATTCTTTTTACAGCGTCGGGGTGTAGCTCAACTTTCTGATTATTGCGTGCTACAGCCACAACTTTTTCAATGGTTAAATCTTTACCAGTAATTGTTAGTGTCATTCTCTCTGATTTTAAGCATTTGCAAACGTTTGCAAAATACTAATTTTTGAAGTAAGCTGTACACAATTTACTGTAATATAAAAAGATAAAAAAGTCTGCTACACAGCAAAATGCAACTAAAACCCGCAGCAGGCATGTGCTTATTTTTTTTAAAAAGCCACTTTAACCATCAGCATATAATTTCTTCCCGGCATGAACCGGTTCAGTATACTACGGTAAAACTCATCGAACAGGTTCTTCACCTGTAATTCGACATTGATTTTAAATCGATTCACATGCCACCGCCTGCCCATAGAAGCGTGGTTAAGATGATAAGGATAAAGTCCGTCGCTTTGATTGTTACTGTAAAGCAAATAACGGGTACTGTATGAATTATGCTGGTAATTGATATAGTAGCCATCATAGGCTGCAGAAGCAAAAATATTACCTGAATGTATAGGAATAAAAGGTAATTGCTTTCCTTCAGAAATATCTACGTCAGAGAGTCCCCTACCCGCATTCACTGTTTGTGTAAACGCATAATTTGCCATTAAATATAACCGGACATTACCTGATGACCACCGGGTTTTTAACATCATTTCAATGCCGGAAGCCTCAACACTCATTAAATTATAAGGCTCCCATGGCCCTTTCAGACCTGGCAGCCAAATAATCCAATCGTCAATTTGGGAATAGTAGCCGGTAAATTGGCTCTCAATTGACCATTGCTTTTTTTGCAACAAATAATGTAATCCCCCATCGATCGTGTAGCCTTTTTCGGCTTTAAGATCGGGGTTACCACCCGGCTGCCAGTACATATCGTTCAACGAAGGATTACGAAAATTGCGTGTTATACTGCCCTTAAAAACAAGATTTTGCGAAGTAATTGGTTTATAATTTACGCCAAAAGTATAAATCATCGGGGTGTGCCGCTTTTCCAGCCAATCCTGCCGCAATGTTACAGAAATCTGGAGGGGTGCAAAAGGTTCGTAGTAAATAGCACTCATAACTGAAGCCTCTTGCCGTGTGACATCATATCCAAGTAGGGCAGCTGTGTCGTACGATGCAATATCATACAGGTTATAATCACCTTTTAGATCTACGGTAATTTTATCAGAAAACCTGTATTGACAAGAAATCTGGTTATACCAACTTTGCATATCACTTCCGGAATTCACATTCAGGTTTTCTTCATTATTTACGGTATAACCATTTACATAATCAACCTCCTGAAAATCGAACCCGGAATGAAATTTAAAAGTCCACGCGTCACCGAAAAAACCTGAATTCACAACGGCTTTAATCGTTCGATCGTCCTGCCGATTAATACGCTCCTTTGAATCGTCGCTGCTCTCATCGGTCAAAACTGTAGGAATAGAGCGATAAGCATCCTGCCACCACACCTTTGCTGAAAGCTGCCACTGCGGCAAAGGTCGGTAATAGACCTCCTGCATGACGCCATATCTACCATAATCGGCATTTTGATTACGTTGAACCTCAGGCTCCGGGAGTAAGTGTTTATTCAAAAAGTCATAGTTGTTTTTCGAAAAAAAATGGTAAGCCCGCGTCTTAGATTGCACTGTGGCTGAGCCTAGATTTATTTGGGCAAACTCGCTGAATGTATGAAAACTGCCCACTCCCTGGTGATATCGGCCACTAAAGCGATTTTTCCAATCTACTTTATTACGAATACTGATATGGCCACCAAGGCCCCCGCTTTGCTCACTTACTGAAGCCGCACCATGCTGCAATGTGAGGTCATCAATAATATTCACCGGAATCAATGAAAAGTCAACCATCCCCAACATTGGGGAATTGATATTGATTCCATTCCATGAAACCTGTGTATGAGAGGGTGCTGTGCCGCGAAATGATGCTGTGGAAAGCGCACCGCGGCCATAATTTTTGATATAAACAGGCGTGTTTTCTGCTAAGACCTCAGATAAATCAGCATTGATTTTTTCCAGTAAAACAAGGGAATCAACCCTGGTCTGTTTCAGCCCGGCATCGGCCTTTTGGAAAAGTCGTTGTTCAGATATCTCCACCTCAGGGATACGAAACACGGAGTCCTGTATACCCTGGGCGAAGGATATCACATAATTAAAACAAACCACTATGCATAAAACATATTTACGCACACTCTTCTATTTTTTGATTACTTTTTCCACAAAAATTCCGGAACCGGTATTCAATTGAACCAAATACAAACCCGGACTATATGCAGCCATATTTATGCGCTCGCTGCCTTGAATATATTTTTGATAAATAACGTGTCCCGCTCCGTTGTAAACACGCAATTCTCCACCCGTAGACTTCACATTTAGCAAATCGGCGAATGGATTAGGATAAATATTAATTAATTCATTGCTGGTCAAATTATCAAAACCGTTCCCCAAATCCACAGCTGCTGTAGCAGTGGCCGAAATATTTGGAAAACCTGCAAGTGTAGCAGTGACTTCGAGCTCGCCTGATTGAGTAAGATGGAGTATATTATCCCCATCAACAGAGGCCCCGCTCAAATTTACAGACCAGTTAACGTCATAATCGGCAATCAGCCTCCCCTGATCAAAAGCATAGACCTCCAACTGCAAGGTGCTTTCATAAATCACAGGGGATAAATCTTTTATTACGAGCGCAAGCGTTTCGCCGCTTATTGTAGCGTTTGGTGCCACATCAACAGCACCGGTTATCTCTGTAGAGACCTCTCCGAGCCATCCTCCGTGAGCCAGCATACCATTTTGCACTTTTACAAAATCAACTTCATCCAACTGCACATAATTGCCGGCTGTATCGACGGCCCAATTTAGATCAAAAGCATCACCTCCCGAGTTCTCCAGCGTTTGCGTATAAGGGTTATCCGGCAAATCATAGGGCGCCTCACCGCGAAACTCGTTATCGGCATAGCCAAAACCCCGTTGGTAGATTTTCACCATTGAACTGGTGCTATCGACCGCCGGAAAAATTCGCGATGCGGTAAAACTATATGCTTCCTGATTAATTTCCGGAAAAGAATCGGCCAAAGGGTAATAAGGTTGGGGATGCACATCATTGGCATAAATATAGCCACTATTTCCAAGATTATCACTCCATGGTACATTTGCCGCTACACCAACTTGCGGGTTAGTATAACTTACCCAGTAATTATGAACCGTGCCTGAAAAATAGTAATCGCTACCGGCCAGTTGATACCATGTATCATCGGCTAGTCCATTCTGATTCTCATCCCTCATTACCCAAACAATACCGGGCTCGCTCCAATCGGGCATAGGATTGCCAAAAACAGTAAAATCCACACCAAACGGATTATCAGGATGGTTCTCCACAGGTGTTGCAAATTTGAACACTACATAGCCTCCCCATGCACCAAGTGACAGGTGACCATTTATACCTCCGGTGATACTACCGGCAGCAGAAGGCGTACCCCATGGAGCCTCATTAATCAGTTGCCCCGGAGCAGGCTTATACTCAAGCACCTCGCTGATATACTGGGCATGTGATGCATTTATTCCCGCTACCAGTAAGACTGCTGAGCACACGCAAAAGATTTTATAAAAATATGTATTAAACATTGTACTATTGTTTCACAATACGTTTGGTCGTAATTTGTTGTCCATTTTGAATTTTCAGTATATACATGCCGTCGGGATATGCAGACAGGTCAATTTGCCGGCTATGCAGGGCATTTTTTATTTGTTGTAGTGCCTTTCCGGTATAATCATACAATATACAACTGAATGTTTCGGTCGACTGTGATGAAACGGTTACCCGTTCTTTCGCAGGATTAGGATAAAGCGCGAATTCTGATTTTAAGGTAGTTTCCCTCTCTATTCCAACTTCTGCCTGGCCCACATAGAAATTATCTGCGCAATAATAAGCTGGTGTATTCATACCCCACTGGCCTTCGTCAGATGAAGATAATGCCATTTGCAAGCTATCGACAAACCCGAGCGACTCGAGATCGATCCATTGCCAGGTTTCCACAATATAATCTTTGGAGTTATCCTCAAACCTGTAGTCAGCAAGGTAAAATGAAATTGTATCGGTAGGCATTTCATTATAAAAACCCCAAACCTGCAGTTTAAACCAGTCTGGATCGGAACCGGTTACGCCACCAAACTTTTTAGTAAACGCATCACCGTATTTCATTGAAAGGGCCGCATAAGTATTATTAGTTACATAAAACCCTTTCACCCGGTGTGCGTTTTCATCATCAATACTAATTACGGGCATACCTGAAGCATATGAAACGCCATAAGTAGCACCATCTGAAGAAACCGAATCAAAGCCGCTGCCAGTGATGGCACTATATTGATTGCCATAACCCGCAGTACTATCATCAGTTACAGTTGAATAAGCCCAACCATTCCATGATCCATAATCTGGGTTATAATTATTTGGAAAAGCTAATAAACCCGATGTAAAACCTCCGGATGCATCTGACCCATTCCAATAATCATCCGCTCCGACCCCCATGCCTTCAAAGTCGCTAACTGTGTAGTCGCCATTAATCTCAGGATATGCACCCAATATCATTTCTGCACTTACAGATCTGCCTGCATTAGTGGCCGTTATGTAAATTGTTGTTTGGCCCGGTGCTACAATTTCAATTTGCAGAATTTGATCCTGTACACTCACTCCGGCTACTTCACTATTGCTGCTCGAAACCGTATAACTAAAATTATCAACGTCATCCGGATCTGTAAAGTGATTATTTAAATCAACAAAGATACTTTCAATTGAGGCCACTGTTTGTAGTGTTTCAAATGGCTCAGCCACTACAGGCCCATAATTATCTCCATTAACTTTAACCACTGGTCGTGCATAAGAGAGGGCGAAAGCACCATTATGCTCGCCCGGCTCCTTAACATCACCAATGGTTTTAACCATTGTAAACCAGTCATAATCGCCACCGGTAGTTGCCAAAGTATCATAAGTATTGCTGAAGCTGTTATAAATGGCGATCACTTTATCGCTGCTGTAATCATTGAAACTAAAAACCACATTACCTGCCTGATCTACATCTGTATCGTATGCTCCTGCAGGAATATTAGTTAAAACAGCACCTTCCTCAAACGGCAAAGGGCTTGCCGTGGTATCCTCCATAACTGTAAGGAGGGCGTCGCCAGAGAAGCGAACCAACTGGTTGTTATCCGTAAAAGATGTACCATAATACAGATTTCCACTGGCATCGATGGCAAAACCAGCAGAGTTGCCTCCGGTTTCAACAAGTAAGCGATGATCATCACTACCCGTGGTGTCGAGCAAATATATTTTATTAGACTCACCATAAACAGCGCCATCGGCAATAAGGTACCCATTAAAAATCTCAAGATCAAAATTACCGGTAAGGGTTGCCTCATGATGCCATGTTCCGGTAGATGTTGGGATTCTGTAAATTCTGTCGTCGGTGTTACCCGTTACGGTATATCCGACCCAAATTTCTGTCCCATTCTCATTGACAGTGATAAAACTTGGAAAAGCGTCATAGGTATCGGGCTTTGCGTAAGTTGCCAATTCGTTTCCGGTTGCAAGGTCCAACACACGAATGGTATCTCCCTCATTTCCATAAAGCAAACCGTCTCTGATATCAAACGTAGAGAACAGATCGTAATTGACTAAAATATCCTGAGCCACATAATTCTCTCCGGCACTCACATAGCTATCCTGTGCCTTAATTCCGGCGGCATAGATCATTGCTACCAAAAACAAAAAGTAAAGCTTTTTCATAAAAAATAAATTTAAAAATTAAACAAAAAAATAACCTCACCCTTTGGCAACAGGCTTATTTTATCTCATTTAAAATGATTTAGAATTCTGCTGCCAATAAGGTTCTTTTTCAGATTGCAGCAGACGATACTGTGGATAGCTCTATACCAGTATGATCAGCTTCCTGTTCACCGCAGGCTGCGAAATCTGATATCACTGGCAGGTCTTCTGACTCTCCTCTGGTTACTGGCGCCTTCCCATTCTTCAGTTAAGAAAAGTGGCATGTTGCCAGTCCTTTGATGAGGATCACAGCAGCGGGAACTGTTGCCGAATTTCGCGGCATTCCCTTTTCATCCCATGGTTAAAAAACCATTTCGGGAACCAATGATGAGACAAAGGTATGATTTTTTAATATCAACATAAATATTTTAAAAAACATATTTTTCAATTACTCTTGCAGAAACAGGAATAAAGAGCCCTACAGTAAAGGTTCATAAGTATTTTGTATAAGAAATATCTTTTAAAATAACTCACTGTTAGGAATTCTGCTTTCTAAAGACTCTGAATATAATCTATGAACTTATCAGAACCCCATTTGGTTGCCCCGGTCTCTTTGAGCAAGAGGTTTCCTTTTTCATCTATTAAAAACGAAGCAGGTATTTTTTTACTA is a window of Salinivirga cyanobacteriivorans DNA encoding:
- a CDS encoding HAL/PAL/TAL family ammonia-lyase, yielding MTLTITGKDLTIEKVVAVARNNQKVELHPDAVKRINKCRAMLEEKIEAHEIMYGVNTGIGEFSEVVLSDEQVKDFQKYLIYNHAAGIGDPAPIEYVRGAMLGRINVHANGHSGNRLVITQTLVEMLNKGVTPFVCQKGSVGASGDLAPMSQIALLMMGEGKAYYQGELMPGKEAMEKAGIPIPGLEARDGLATINGSNVLTAMSAILLYDTNKWLKQAEIGAAMSLEALKANMKPYTAKLHEVRGFKGAVRSANAINKLVAGGDLKEGKVKCKVQDAYSMRSTPQVIGAAHDALAYARSQVEIELNGVGDNPIFFPDEKLQLSGANFQGTPVAVPMDMVGSCITMVSVMSERRMNRLNHPALNVGLPSFLTKGAGMFSGLMLSQYTADMQIVEQRILSTPASIQSIPAAADQEDFVSMGMNTAIKNFQILDNAYGILGIEIMAAAQALDFRKEEYSFGKGVQKAWETVRKHVDFLDVDRPLYDDHTNMKALIKSAEILDEVEKTVGSLE
- a CDS encoding TonB-dependent receptor plug domain-containing protein, with translation MRKYVLCIVVCFNYVISFAQGIQDSVFRIPEVEISEQRLFQKADAGLKQTRVDSLVLLEKINADLSEVLAENTPVYIKNYGRGALSTASFRGTAPSHTQVSWNGININSPMLGMVDFSLIPVNIIDDLTLQHGAASVSEQSGGLGGHISIRNKVDWKNRFSGRYHQGVGSFHTFSEFAQINLGSATVQSKTRAYHFFSKNNYDFLNKHLLPEPEVQRNQNADYGRYGVMQEVYYRPLPQWQLSAKVWWQDAYRSIPTVLTDESSDDSKERINRQDDRTIKAVVNSGFFGDAWTFKFHSGFDFQEVDYVNGYTVNNEENLNVNSGSDMQSWYNQISCQYRFSDKITVDLKGDYNLYDIASYDTAALLGYDVTRQEASVMSAIYYEPFAPLQISVTLRQDWLEKRHTPMIYTFGVNYKPITSQNLVFKGSITRNFRNPSLNDMYWQPGGNPDLKAEKGYTIDGGLHYLLQKKQWSIESQFTGYYSQIDDWIIWLPGLKGPWEPYNLMSVEASGIEMMLKTRWSSGNVRLYLMANYAFTQTVNAGRGLSDVDISEGKQLPFIPIHSGNIFASAAYDGYYINYQHNSYSTRYLLYSNNQSDGLYPYHLNHASMGRRWHVNRFKINVELQVKNLFDEFYRSILNRFMPGRNYMLMVKVAF
- a CDS encoding YebC/PmpR family DNA-binding transcriptional regulator, producing the protein MGRAFEYRRAAKEKRWDKMSKMFPKLAKAITVAAKDGGSDPEMNPKLRTAIQNAKAQNMPKDNIENAIKRADGKDAESYTEVNYEGKGPHGVLVFVECMTDNTMRTVANVKSYFNKAGGSMVPNGSLEFLFDRKAVIQFEKSEDTDIETLELELIDAGLDAIEEHEGRIYVYGDYTEFGELTKAIEDMGIDIKKANLQRIPNSPVEFSDAQLEEIEKMLDKLEDDDDVQEVFTNIA
- a CDS encoding FMN-binding protein, giving the protein MQILIKYSILLLGMVSMGLSQPNIEHENKILLRTLKRGFDIKKPEFDEIKVSEKIINDYQINGKVFEVSNPTKSQVVIIYSGRVYSCRSGGCSAPHKTSGEISREYFDYFAIFNTKGNIKEVRVHNYKATKGHGIVSKGWLRQFEKLNHNEKPVVGKNIDGISGATISSHAITEDMALRIKMMGKILKRKPKVTEK
- a CDS encoding T9SS type A sorting domain-containing protein: MCSAVLLVAGINASHAQYISEVLEYKPAPGQLINEAPWGTPSAAGSITGGINGHLSLGAWGGYVVFKFATPVENHPDNPFGVDFTVFGNPMPDWSEPGIVWVMRDENQNGLADDTWYQLAGSDYYFSGTVHNYWVSYTNPQVGVAANVPWSDNLGNSGYIYANDVHPQPYYPLADSFPEINQEAYSFTASRIFPAVDSTSSMVKIYQRGFGYADNEFRGEAPYDLPDNPYTQTLENSGGDAFDLNWAVDTAGNYVQLDEVDFVKVQNGMLAHGGWLGEVSTEITGAVDVAPNATISGETLALVIKDLSPVIYESTLQLEVYAFDQGRLIADYDVNWSVNLSGASVDGDNILHLTQSGELEVTATLAGFPNISATATAAVDLGNGFDNLTSNELINIYPNPFADLLNVKSTGGELRVYNGAGHVIYQKYIQGSERINMAAYSPGLYLVQLNTGSGIFVEKVIKK
- a CDS encoding DUF4465 domain-containing protein, which gives rise to MKKLYFLFLVAMIYAAGIKAQDSYVSAGENYVAQDILVNYDLFSTFDIRDGLLYGNEGDTIRVLDLATGNELATYAKPDTYDAFPSFITVNENGTEIWVGYTVTGNTDDRIYRIPTSTGTWHHEATLTGNFDLEIFNGYLIADGAVYGESNKIYLLDTTGSDDHRLLVETGGNSAGFAIDASGNLYYGTSFTDNNQLVRFSGDALLTVMEDTTASPLPFEEGAVLTNIPAGAYDTDVDQAGNVVFSFNDYSSDKVIAIYNSFSNTYDTLATTGGDYDWFTMVKTIGDVKEPGEHNGAFALSYARPVVKVNGDNYGPVVAEPFETLQTVASIESIFVDLNNHFTDPDDVDNFSYTVSSSNSEVAGVSVQDQILQIEIVAPGQTTIYITATNAGRSVSAEMILGAYPEINGDYTVSDFEGMGVGADDYWNGSDASGGFTSGLLAFPNNYNPDYGSWNGWAYSTVTDDSTAGYGNQYSAITGSGFDSVSSDGATYGVSYASGMPVISIDDENAHRVKGFYVTNNTYAALSMKYGDAFTKKFGGVTGSDPDWFKLQVWGFYNEMPTDTISFYLADYRFEDNSKDYIVETWQWIDLESLGFVDSLQMALSSSDEGQWGMNTPAYYCADNFYVGQAEVGIERETTLKSEFALYPNPAKERVTVSSQSTETFSCILYDYTGKALQQIKNALHSRQIDLSAYPDGMYILKIQNGQQITTKRIVKQ